One stretch of Labrenzia sp. CE80 DNA includes these proteins:
- a CDS encoding glycosyltransferase family 4 protein has translation MSRIAVVVKGYPRLSETFIAQEILGLERRGIPILIVALRKPYDPFIHELHRQISAEVLYLPEYVKDDPARVARAKRWAEGQPTHAAAKALFDADFAQEQNAGRQRRWAQGCVFAHELPDDISWIHTHYLHTPCSVARYAAHLSGRGWSFSAHAKDIWTSPEWDLRTKLDDAAWGVTCTGVNTAHLKGLSAAPEKVELVYHGLDFTGFPMPRETPSARDGSGEPVRILSVGRAVEKKGYDDLLHAFAQLPSDLNWQFVHIGGGELSDQLQQLGEKLGLSDRIIWKGAQPREEVIKACTEADLFTLPSKLAKSGDRDGLPNVLMEAQSMGLCCLSTQVSAIPELITEGKTGRLVPPADQDALSAALTELIADPARRDKLGRAASDHVRKEFASAPGLDHLAKKFRKVL, from the coding sequence ATGTCCCGCATCGCCGTCGTGGTCAAAGGCTATCCGCGCCTTTCCGAAACCTTCATCGCCCAGGAAATCCTGGGGCTAGAACGGCGTGGCATCCCGATCCTGATCGTAGCGCTTCGAAAGCCCTATGATCCGTTCATCCACGAGTTGCACCGGCAAATCTCTGCCGAAGTGCTTTACCTACCCGAATACGTCAAGGACGATCCTGCGCGTGTTGCCAGAGCAAAACGCTGGGCCGAAGGCCAGCCGACCCATGCCGCGGCCAAGGCGCTTTTCGATGCAGATTTTGCGCAAGAGCAAAACGCCGGCCGCCAGCGGCGGTGGGCACAGGGATGCGTTTTTGCGCATGAGTTGCCCGATGACATTTCCTGGATCCACACACACTACCTGCATACGCCCTGCTCGGTTGCGCGCTATGCCGCGCACCTGTCGGGCCGCGGATGGTCCTTCTCGGCCCACGCCAAGGATATCTGGACGAGCCCCGAATGGGATCTTCGGACAAAGCTGGACGACGCGGCCTGGGGCGTCACCTGTACAGGCGTCAACACTGCGCACCTGAAAGGCCTTTCGGCAGCGCCAGAAAAGGTCGAACTTGTCTATCATGGTCTTGATTTCACCGGCTTCCCGATGCCGCGCGAAACCCCGTCCGCCCGCGACGGCTCAGGAGAGCCAGTCCGGATCCTGTCGGTCGGACGTGCCGTCGAGAAGAAGGGCTATGACGACCTGCTGCACGCGTTTGCGCAGTTGCCAAGTGACCTTAACTGGCAATTCGTACACATCGGCGGCGGGGAGCTTTCCGATCAATTGCAACAGCTTGGCGAAAAGCTTGGGCTTTCGGACCGCATCATCTGGAAGGGCGCACAACCGCGCGAAGAGGTGATCAAGGCCTGCACCGAGGCTGATCTCTTCACCCTGCCGTCCAAACTCGCGAAATCCGGCGACCGCGACGGCCTTCCAAACGTTCTGATGGAAGCCCAGTCCATGGGCCTGTGCTGCCTGTCGACACAGGTTTCGGCGATACCGGAACTGATCACTGAAGGTAAAACTGGCCGTCTTGTGCCACCCGCGGACCAGGATGCATTGAGCGCGGCGTTGACCGAGTTGATTGCGGATCCTGCCCGGCGTGATAAGCTTGGCCGCGCCGCTTCGGACCATGTGCGCAAGGAATTTGCCAGCGCGCCAGGGCTTGATCACCTGGCCAAGAAATTCCGCAAGGTCCTTTAA